The following proteins are co-located in the Spinactinospora alkalitolerans genome:
- the pdxT gene encoding pyridoxal 5'-phosphate synthase glutaminase subunit PdxT — protein MSATPTIGVLALQGDVAEHLRVLDGLGVRAVPVLRPEELDAVQGLVVPGGESTTMSKLAVRYELMEPLRKHVHEGLPVYGTCAGMIMLADRVLDGIEGQQTIGGIDMTVRRNAFGRQTESFEAPVRIEGIGDEPVEAVFIRAPWVESTGADVRALGQVVHGERAGRIVAVRQGSLLATSFHPELTGDARIHRLFVDMVKGQA, from the coding sequence TTGTCCGCCACACCCACCATCGGCGTACTCGCCCTCCAGGGTGACGTCGCCGAGCACCTGCGCGTCCTCGACGGCCTCGGTGTGCGCGCCGTCCCCGTCCTGCGCCCCGAGGAGCTCGACGCGGTCCAGGGACTGGTCGTCCCCGGTGGCGAGTCCACCACGATGTCCAAGCTCGCGGTGCGCTACGAGCTGATGGAGCCGCTGCGCAAGCACGTCCACGAAGGGCTGCCCGTCTACGGCACCTGCGCCGGCATGATCATGCTGGCCGACCGGGTCCTCGACGGCATCGAGGGTCAGCAGACCATCGGCGGCATCGACATGACGGTGCGCCGCAACGCCTTCGGCCGCCAGACCGAGTCCTTCGAGGCGCCGGTCCGCATCGAGGGGATCGGGGACGAACCCGTCGAGGCGGTCTTCATCCGCGCCCCCTGGGTTGAGTCCACCGGAGCCGACGTCCGCGCGCTCGGACAGGTCGTGCACGGCGAACGGGCCGGTAGGATCGTCGCGGTACGACAGGGGAGCCTGCTGGCCACCTCGTTCCATCCCGAACTCACCGGGGACGCGCGTATCCACCGACTCTTCGTCGACATGGTGAAAGGACAGGCATGA
- a CDS encoding YebC/PmpR family DNA-binding transcriptional regulator: MSGHSKWATTKHKKAVIDAKRGKLFAKLIKNVEVAARTGGGDPDGNPTLYDAIQKAKKNSVPLDNIERARKRGGGEEAGGADWQTIMYEGYAPGGVALLVECLTDNRNRAASEVRVAITRNGGSMADAGSVAYLFNRKGVVIVPKEGTTEDDVMLAVADAGAEDVNDLGESFEVVSEATDLVAVRTALVEAGIDYESADSDFLPSMEIPLQEDDAKKVLRIVDALDDSDDVQNVFTNADIPDEIMERIG, from the coding sequence ATGAGCGGCCACTCCAAGTGGGCCACCACCAAGCACAAGAAAGCCGTCATCGACGCCAAGCGCGGCAAGCTCTTCGCCAAGCTGATCAAGAACGTCGAGGTGGCCGCGCGCACGGGTGGTGGGGACCCCGACGGCAACCCGACCCTCTACGACGCCATCCAGAAGGCCAAGAAGAACTCCGTGCCGCTGGACAACATCGAGCGCGCGCGCAAGCGCGGCGGCGGTGAGGAGGCCGGCGGCGCCGACTGGCAGACCATCATGTACGAGGGCTACGCGCCGGGCGGCGTGGCGCTGCTGGTGGAGTGCCTGACCGACAACCGCAACCGCGCGGCCTCGGAGGTGCGCGTCGCCATCACCCGCAACGGCGGTTCCATGGCCGACGCCGGTTCGGTCGCCTACCTGTTCAACCGCAAGGGCGTCGTGATCGTGCCCAAGGAGGGCACCACCGAGGACGACGTGATGCTCGCGGTCGCCGACGCCGGCGCCGAGGACGTCAACGACCTGGGCGAGTCGTTCGAGGTGGTCAGTGAGGCCACCGACCTCGTCGCCGTGCGCACCGCGCTGGTCGAGGCCGGCATCGACTACGAGTCGGCCGACTCCGACTTCCTGCCGAGCATGGAGATCCCGCTGCAGGAGGACGACGCCAAGAAGGTCCTGCGCATCGTCGACGCCCTCGACGACTCCGATGACGTGCAGAACGTCTTCACCAACGCCGACATCCCCGATGAGATCATGGAGAGGATCGGCTAG
- the ruvC gene encoding crossover junction endodeoxyribonuclease RuvC gives MRVLGIDPGLTRCGVGVVDGSVGRRLDMVAAGAIRTSADAELPERLLGIERGVEEWLDEHRPDAVAVERVFAQHNVSTVMGTAQASAIAITCAARRGLPVALHTPSEVKAAITGNGRADKVQVGTMVARLLHLEGPPKPADAADAVALAICHIWRGGAQARVARAQQDFARKVELTRRTRGL, from the coding sequence GTGCGCGTTCTGGGGATCGACCCGGGGCTGACCCGGTGCGGCGTGGGCGTGGTCGACGGCTCCGTCGGGCGCCGGCTCGACATGGTCGCCGCCGGGGCCATCCGCACGTCGGCAGATGCCGAACTGCCGGAACGGCTGCTCGGCATCGAACGGGGGGTCGAGGAATGGCTCGACGAGCACCGCCCCGACGCGGTCGCCGTGGAGCGGGTCTTCGCCCAGCACAACGTCAGCACCGTCATGGGGACCGCCCAGGCCAGCGCCATCGCCATCACCTGTGCCGCGCGCCGCGGGCTGCCCGTCGCGCTGCACACCCCCAGCGAGGTCAAGGCCGCCATCACCGGCAACGGCCGCGCCGACAAGGTCCAGGTCGGCACCATGGTCGCCCGGCTGCTGCACCTGGAGGGCCCGCCGAAGCCGGCCGACGCCGCCGACGCGGTCGCGCTGGCGATCTGCCACATCTGGCGCGGCGGCGCCCAGGCCCGCGTGGCGCGGGCCCAGCAGGACTTCGCCCGCAAGGTCGAGTTGACCCGCCGGACGCGCGGATTGTAG
- the ruvA gene encoding Holliday junction branch migration protein RuvA — translation MIAFLNGRVAGRGSGSAVIEVGGVGVSVQCTPATLARLRVGETATVATSLVVREESLTLYGFAEDDERDVFERLQAASGVGPRLAQAMLAVHTPDSLRRAVMTEDTGALTQVPGIGKKGAQRIVLELKDKLGAPLGGYEDAADAGAAPAPAALPWRPQVVSGLVNLGWPAKDAESAADAVAADAGEETDVAVLLRSALRRLSRA, via the coding sequence GTGATCGCGTTCCTGAACGGCCGCGTGGCCGGCCGGGGCAGCGGCTCCGCCGTCATCGAGGTGGGCGGCGTCGGCGTGTCCGTGCAGTGCACGCCGGCCACCCTCGCGCGGCTGCGGGTGGGGGAGACCGCGACCGTCGCCACGTCGCTGGTGGTCAGGGAGGAGTCCCTCACCCTGTACGGCTTCGCCGAGGACGACGAGCGCGACGTCTTCGAGCGGCTGCAGGCCGCGAGCGGAGTCGGCCCCCGCCTGGCGCAGGCGATGCTGGCCGTGCACACCCCCGACTCCCTGCGCCGCGCGGTCATGACCGAGGACACCGGTGCGCTCACCCAGGTCCCGGGCATCGGCAAGAAGGGCGCCCAGCGCATCGTGCTGGAGCTCAAGGACAAGCTCGGCGCGCCGCTGGGAGGGTACGAGGACGCGGCCGATGCGGGCGCGGCCCCGGCCCCGGCCGCGCTTCCCTGGCGTCCGCAGGTCGTCTCGGGCCTGGTCAACCTGGGGTGGCCGGCCAAGGACGCCGAATCGGCCGCCGACGCCGTCGCGGCCGACGCCGGTGAGGAGACCGACGTCGCGGTACTGCTGCGCAGCGCCCTGCGCAGACTGAGTCGGGCCTAG
- the ruvB gene encoding Holliday junction branch migration DNA helicase RuvB — protein MSEHERDLVSADADLDDRAVEGALRPKRLEDFVGQERVREQLSLVLRSAQRRNRAPDHILMSGGPGLGKTTLAMIIAAELGAPLRITSGPAIERSGDLAAVLSTLHEGEVLFLDEIHRMARPAEEMLYVAMEDFRVDVIVGKGPGATAIPLDIAPFTLVGATTRAGLLPAPLRDRFGFVAHMDFYFPEELERILNRSAGLLDVELGADAAGEIAGRSRGTPRIANRLLRRVRDYAEVRGDGRLTLDTARAALDLYEVDEKGLDRLDRAVLYALLRRFRGGPVGLSTLAVSVGEEPETVEVVAEPFLVRSGFIARTPRGRVATPEAWAHMGLTPPPDAAFGAATALFDEGGEPTGD, from the coding sequence ATGTCGGAGCACGAGCGGGACCTGGTCTCCGCCGACGCCGATCTCGACGACCGCGCGGTCGAAGGCGCCCTGCGCCCCAAGCGGCTGGAGGACTTCGTCGGCCAGGAGCGCGTGCGCGAGCAGCTCTCCCTCGTGCTGCGCAGCGCCCAGCGCCGCAACAGGGCCCCCGACCACATCCTGATGTCGGGCGGGCCCGGCCTGGGCAAGACGACCCTGGCGATGATCATCGCCGCCGAGCTGGGGGCGCCGCTGCGGATCACCTCGGGTCCGGCGATCGAGCGCTCCGGCGACCTGGCCGCGGTGCTGTCGACGCTGCACGAGGGCGAGGTGCTCTTCCTCGACGAGATCCACCGCATGGCCCGGCCCGCCGAGGAGATGCTCTACGTCGCCATGGAGGACTTCCGGGTCGACGTCATCGTCGGCAAGGGGCCCGGCGCGACGGCGATCCCGCTCGACATCGCGCCGTTCACGCTGGTCGGCGCCACCACCAGGGCCGGCCTGCTGCCGGCCCCGCTGCGCGACCGGTTCGGCTTCGTCGCGCACATGGACTTCTACTTCCCCGAGGAGCTGGAGCGCATCCTCAACCGCTCGGCCGGCCTGCTCGACGTGGAGCTGGGGGCCGACGCCGCCGGGGAGATCGCCGGGCGCTCCCGCGGCACCCCCCGCATCGCCAACCGGCTGCTGCGCCGGGTGCGCGACTACGCGGAGGTGCGCGGCGACGGCCGGCTCACCCTCGACACCGCACGCGCGGCGCTCGACCTCTACGAGGTGGACGAGAAGGGCCTGGACCGCCTGGACCGCGCGGTGCTGTACGCGCTGCTGCGCCGGTTCCGGGGCGGCCCGGTCGGCCTGTCCACGCTCGCCGTGTCGGTGGGGGAGGAGCCCGAGACCGTCGAAGTCGTCGCGGAGCCGTTCCTGGTGCGCTCCGGCTTCATCGCCCGGACCCCGCGCGGACGGGTGGCCACCCCGGAGGCGTGGGCGCACATGGGCCTCACCCCGCCGCCCGACGCCGCGTTCGGTGCCGCGACCGCGCTCTTCGACGAGGGCGGCGAGCCCACCGGAGACTGA
- the yajC gene encoding preprotein translocase subunit YajC encodes MQGLFTFAAEAQETPGLLQTILPFVLIIVVFYLLFWRPQQKRRQQESRMQNTLTPGVEVMTKAGIYGTVVEVRDNDVELEISPGTRIRMVKAGIGEVVTPQEPDDDTPVEDRPDFPANGSDDDKDNPRS; translated from the coding sequence GTGCAGGGCCTTTTCACTTTCGCAGCAGAAGCCCAGGAAACCCCTGGCCTCCTCCAGACGATCCTCCCGTTCGTCCTCATCATCGTGGTCTTCTACCTGCTGTTCTGGCGTCCGCAGCAGAAGCGCCGCCAGCAGGAGAGCCGGATGCAGAACACGCTGACCCCGGGCGTCGAGGTGATGACCAAGGCCGGCATCTACGGCACCGTCGTGGAGGTCCGCGACAACGACGTGGAGCTGGAGATCTCCCCCGGCACCCGGATCCGCATGGTCAAGGCCGGCATCGGCGAGGTCGTCACCCCGCAGGAGCCCGACGACGACACGCCGGTCGAGGACCGTCCGGACTTCCCGGCCAACGGCTCCGACGACGACAAGGACAACCCGAGGTCCTAG
- a CDS encoding adenine phosphoribosyltransferase, giving the protein MPQNLTALIEQCVREIPDYPKPGVMFKDITPLLADPKAFAAVVEAVAGAYEPSAVDYVIGLEARGFILAAPVALELAAGFVPIRKAGKLPARTFRESYDLEYGTATIEMHTDAIAPGSRVLIVDDVLATGGTGRAAVELVRRAGGTVVGFSVLMELAFLKGREKLSDVELRTLTTV; this is encoded by the coding sequence ATGCCCCAGAACCTGACCGCGTTGATCGAGCAGTGCGTCCGCGAAATCCCCGACTACCCGAAGCCCGGGGTGATGTTCAAGGACATCACCCCGCTGCTGGCCGACCCCAAGGCGTTCGCCGCCGTGGTCGAGGCGGTCGCCGGCGCCTACGAGCCGAGCGCGGTCGACTACGTGATCGGACTGGAGGCGCGGGGGTTCATCCTGGCCGCGCCCGTGGCGCTGGAGCTCGCAGCGGGCTTCGTCCCGATCCGCAAAGCCGGGAAACTGCCCGCGCGGACCTTCCGGGAGTCCTATGATCTCGAGTACGGTACCGCGACGATCGAGATGCACACCGACGCGATCGCCCCGGGCAGCCGGGTGCTGATCGTCGACGACGTGCTCGCCACCGGCGGCACCGGACGGGCCGCGGTGGAACTCGTCCGCCGGGCCGGTGGTACCGTCGTTGGATTCTCGGTCCTGATGGAACTGGCGTTCCTCAAGGGCCGCGAGAAGCTCTCCGACGTCGAACTCCGCACGCTGACCACGGTCTGA
- a CDS encoding RelA/SpoT family protein — MNPVLEPLIKTVRATHPRVDVRLIERAYEVAAYHHRDQKRKSGDPYITHPLAVATILAELGMQEPTLAAALLHDTVEDTEYKLDQLRTDFGDEIAELVDGVTKLDKVKYGEATQAETVRKMVVAMSRDIKVLVIKLCDRLHNMRTLRYLPQAKREKKARETLEIFAPLAHRLGMNTIKWELEDLAFATMYPKRFDEIARLVSERAPRRDVGLQDVIEAVSADLRESKIKATVRGRPKHYYSIYQKMIARNCGFDEIYDLVGIRVLVDSVRDCYAALGTIHARWNPVPGRFKDYIAMPKFNMYQSLHTTVIGPEGNPVELQIRTRAMHRRAEYGIAAHWKYKEDRGSGGKEAAKSKGTGDMTWLRQLIDWQQETKDPGEFLESLRFDLSVQEVFVFTPGGDVISLPQGATAVDFAYAVHTEVGHRTVGARVNGRLVPLESELNNGETVEILTSKALDAGPSHDWLGFVKSARARNKIRQWFTKERREAAIEQGKDAIARVMRKQELPIKRLFSGEALIALAHDLRYPDVDALYAAVGENQISAQNVVQKLVDSLGGIESAEEDLAETSLPTRSRTRQRPAGNPGVVVEGDADVWVRLSKCCTPVPGDKIVGFVTRGNGVSVHRSDCVNTNHLDPQRMVEVQWQPTEDSMFLVALQVEALDRTRLLSDITRVLSDQHVNILSATVQTSRDRVALSRFTFEMADPTHLGHVLKAVRGVDGVYDVYRMKN; from the coding sequence ATGAACCCGGTCCTCGAACCACTCATCAAGACTGTGCGGGCGACCCACCCCCGGGTCGACGTGCGGCTCATCGAGCGCGCCTACGAGGTCGCCGCCTACCACCACCGCGACCAGAAGCGCAAGAGCGGCGACCCCTACATCACCCACCCGCTGGCGGTCGCGACCATCCTGGCCGAACTGGGGATGCAGGAGCCGACGCTGGCCGCGGCGCTGCTGCACGACACGGTCGAGGACACCGAGTACAAGCTCGACCAGTTGCGCACCGACTTCGGCGACGAGATCGCCGAGCTGGTCGACGGCGTCACCAAGCTCGACAAGGTCAAGTACGGCGAGGCCACCCAGGCCGAGACCGTGCGCAAGATGGTCGTGGCGATGTCCCGCGACATCAAGGTGCTGGTCATCAAGTTGTGCGACCGGCTGCACAACATGCGCACCCTGCGCTACCTCCCGCAGGCCAAGCGCGAGAAGAAGGCCCGCGAGACGCTGGAGATCTTCGCCCCGCTCGCCCACCGCCTGGGCATGAACACCATCAAGTGGGAGCTGGAGGACCTCGCGTTCGCCACCATGTACCCCAAGCGCTTCGACGAGATCGCCCGCCTGGTCTCCGAGCGCGCGCCGCGCCGCGACGTCGGCCTGCAGGACGTCATCGAGGCGGTCTCCGCCGACCTGCGCGAGTCCAAGATCAAGGCCACGGTGCGCGGCCGGCCCAAGCACTACTACTCGATCTACCAGAAGATGATCGCCCGCAACTGCGGCTTCGACGAGATCTACGACCTCGTCGGCATCCGCGTCCTCGTCGACAGCGTCCGCGACTGCTACGCGGCGCTGGGCACCATCCACGCGCGCTGGAACCCGGTGCCGGGACGGTTCAAGGACTACATCGCGATGCCGAAGTTCAACATGTACCAGTCGCTGCACACCACGGTGATCGGTCCGGAGGGCAACCCGGTCGAGCTGCAGATCCGCACCCGGGCCATGCACCGCCGCGCCGAGTACGGCATCGCCGCGCACTGGAAGTACAAGGAGGACCGCGGCTCCGGGGGCAAGGAGGCGGCCAAGTCCAAGGGCACCGGCGACATGACGTGGCTGCGCCAGCTCATCGACTGGCAGCAGGAGACGAAGGACCCGGGCGAGTTCCTGGAGTCGCTGCGCTTCGACCTGTCGGTGCAGGAGGTCTTCGTCTTCACCCCGGGCGGCGACGTCATCTCGCTGCCGCAGGGCGCGACCGCCGTGGACTTCGCCTACGCCGTGCACACCGAGGTCGGCCACCGCACCGTGGGCGCCCGCGTCAACGGTCGGCTGGTGCCGCTGGAGAGCGAACTCAACAACGGCGAGACGGTCGAGATCCTCACCTCCAAGGCCCTCGACGCCGGTCCCAGCCACGACTGGCTGGGTTTCGTCAAGAGCGCCCGGGCGCGCAACAAGATCCGGCAGTGGTTCACCAAGGAGCGCCGCGAGGCGGCGATCGAGCAGGGCAAGGACGCCATCGCCAGGGTCATGCGCAAGCAGGAGCTGCCGATCAAACGGCTGTTCAGCGGCGAGGCCCTGATCGCGCTCGCCCACGACCTGCGCTATCCCGACGTCGACGCCCTCTACGCCGCGGTGGGCGAGAACCAGATCAGCGCCCAGAACGTCGTCCAGAAGCTGGTCGACTCCCTCGGCGGGATCGAGAGCGCCGAGGAGGACCTCGCCGAGACCTCGCTGCCCACCCGCTCGCGCACCCGGCAGCGGCCCGCGGGCAACCCCGGTGTCGTGGTCGAGGGCGACGCCGACGTCTGGGTGCGGCTGTCCAAGTGCTGCACCCCGGTGCCGGGCGACAAGATCGTCGGCTTCGTGACGCGCGGCAACGGCGTCTCGGTGCACCGCAGCGACTGCGTCAACACCAACCACCTCGACCCCCAGCGGATGGTGGAGGTCCAGTGGCAGCCCACCGAGGACTCGATGTTCCTGGTGGCCCTGCAGGTCGAGGCGCTGGACCGCACCCGTCTGCTCTCCGACATCACCCGCGTGCTCTCCGACCAGCACGTCAACATCCTGTCGGCGACCGTGCAGACCAGCCGCGACCGCGTCGCGCTGAGCCGCTTCACCTTCGAGATGGCCGACCCCACCCACCTGGGCCACGTCCTGAAGGCGGTGCGCGGCGTGGACGGCGTCTACGACGTGTACCGGATGAAGAACTAG
- a CDS encoding DUF349 domain-containing protein — MTTDPWGRVDDDGTVYVRTSEGERVVGSWQAGAPEEALAFFRRKYDALVTEVELLERRLSTTDLSAAQALSSVEKLRAAVTDAHAIGDLDALSRRLDELTARAEERKVEQKHAQEQARHEARDIKERIVAEAERVAEETTHWKSGGERMRQLIEEWKAAPRADRATEQGLWKRMSSARNAFSKRRKAYFAGLDEQREQVRAEKEKIVAEAEAVSDSTDWGPTAGHYRDLMQQWKASGRADRASEDRLWQRFKAAQDRFFQARNAVFAERDAELRVNAEAKEKLLEEAQRELLPVSDPRDARARLRDYQERWEAAGTLPRDSRDRLEGAFRKIEDAVRKAEDQEWQRTNPEARARAEATVSQLRDSIDQLEGRLEKARAAGNDRKAREAEDALTARRSWLNEAEKALEEMS, encoded by the coding sequence GTGACCACGGACCCCTGGGGCCGCGTAGACGATGACGGCACGGTCTACGTGCGCACGAGTGAGGGCGAGCGTGTCGTCGGGTCGTGGCAGGCCGGCGCTCCCGAGGAGGCCTTGGCGTTCTTCCGCCGCAAGTACGACGCGCTGGTGACCGAGGTCGAGCTGCTGGAGAGGCGGCTCAGCACGACCGACCTGTCCGCGGCCCAGGCGCTGTCCAGCGTGGAGAAGTTGCGCGCCGCGGTGACCGACGCGCACGCGATCGGCGACCTCGACGCGCTCTCGCGCCGGCTGGACGAGCTGACCGCGAGGGCCGAAGAGCGCAAGGTCGAGCAGAAGCACGCGCAGGAGCAGGCCCGCCACGAGGCCCGCGACATCAAGGAGCGGATCGTCGCCGAGGCCGAGCGCGTGGCCGAGGAGACCACGCACTGGAAGTCCGGCGGCGAGCGGATGCGCCAGCTCATCGAGGAGTGGAAGGCCGCGCCGCGCGCCGACCGCGCCACCGAGCAGGGACTGTGGAAGCGCATGTCCAGCGCGCGCAACGCCTTCTCCAAGCGCCGCAAGGCCTACTTCGCCGGGCTCGACGAGCAGCGCGAGCAGGTGCGCGCGGAGAAGGAGAAGATCGTCGCCGAGGCCGAGGCCGTCTCCGACTCCACCGACTGGGGCCCCACCGCGGGGCACTACCGCGACCTGATGCAGCAGTGGAAGGCCAGCGGCCGCGCCGATCGGGCCAGCGAGGACAGGCTGTGGCAGCGGTTCAAGGCCGCCCAGGACCGCTTCTTCCAGGCCCGCAACGCGGTGTTCGCCGAACGCGACGCGGAACTGCGGGTCAACGCCGAGGCCAAGGAGAAGCTGCTGGAGGAGGCCCAGCGCGAGCTGCTCCCGGTGAGCGACCCGCGCGACGCCCGCGCGCGGCTGCGCGACTACCAGGAGCGCTGGGAGGCCGCCGGGACGCTGCCGCGCGACTCCCGCGACCGGCTGGAGGGCGCGTTCCGCAAGATCGAGGACGCCGTACGCAAGGCCGAGGACCAGGAGTGGCAGCGCACCAACCCCGAGGCGCGCGCCCGCGCCGAGGCGACGGTCAGCCAGCTGCGCGACTCCATCGATCAGCTGGAAGGCCGGCTGGAGAAGGCCCGCGCCGCCGGCAACGACCGCAAGGCCCGCGAGGCCGAGGACGCCCTGACCGCCCGCCGCTCATGGCTGAACGAGGCGGAGAAGGCCCTCGAAGAGATGAGCTGA
- a CDS encoding MBL fold metallo-hydrolase — translation MLIAAFPAGPLAANCYVVAAATGAECVIIDPGQGAAEGMEKLLAEHDLTPAAVLLTHGHFDHVWSAAQVSEAHGVPSYLHPGDRALLTDPAAGLDPGLAAQLSGLLGDEPMREPAEVLEAADGAVLALAGLEFAVDHAPGHTPGSVAYALPAGEEHPEVLFTGDLLFAGSIGRTDFPGGDHPTILRSLERVCLRRSDDTTVLPGHGPQTTIGRERATNPFLRGITES, via the coding sequence GTGCTCATCGCCGCCTTCCCCGCCGGACCACTCGCCGCGAACTGCTACGTGGTCGCCGCGGCCACGGGTGCGGAGTGCGTGATCATCGATCCGGGCCAGGGAGCGGCCGAGGGCATGGAGAAGCTGCTGGCCGAGCACGACCTCACCCCGGCCGCGGTGCTGCTCACCCACGGGCACTTCGACCACGTCTGGTCGGCGGCCCAGGTGAGCGAGGCCCACGGCGTCCCGTCCTACCTGCACCCCGGCGACCGGGCGCTGCTGACCGACCCCGCCGCCGGGCTGGATCCCGGCCTGGCCGCCCAGCTCTCCGGCCTGCTCGGCGACGAGCCCATGCGCGAACCCGCCGAGGTGCTGGAGGCGGCCGACGGCGCCGTGCTCGCCCTCGCCGGCCTGGAGTTCGCCGTCGACCACGCCCCCGGCCACACGCCCGGTTCGGTCGCCTACGCGCTCCCTGCAGGGGAGGAGCACCCCGAGGTGCTGTTCACCGGTGACCTGCTGTTCGCCGGATCGATCGGCCGCACCGATTTCCCCGGTGGCGACCACCCGACGATCCTGCGCAGCCTGGAGCGGGTCTGCCTGCGCCGCTCCGACGACACCACCGTGCTGCCCGGCCACGGCCCGCAGACCACGATCGGCCGCGAACGCGCCACCAACCCGTTCCTGCGCGGCATCACCGAAAGCTGA
- the aspS gene encoding aspartate--tRNA ligase — protein MIHTHDAGALRAEHADETVVLAGWVARRRDHGGVVFLDLREASGVVQVVVREDDLAHDLRAEYCIKVRGRVRVRPEGNENPDIPTGAVEVVAEEIEVLSEAAPLPFPLDGSQDVSEEARLRYRYLDIRRPERASALRVRSQATYVVHDVMREHGFVNVETPYLTRSTPEGARDFLVPVRLQPGHWYALPQSPQLFKQLLMVGGMERYYQIARCFRDEDFRADRQPEFTQIDIEMSFVDQEDVINVGEQLVARLWNEVLGQEVPLPLPRMPFFEAMDRFGSDKPDLRFGQELTELTAYFADTPFRVFKAPYVGAVVMPGGASQTRKELDAWQDWAKARGAKGLAYVLVQEDGTLGGPVAKNLSEQERSGLVEAVGAEAGDCVFFAAGARRASQELLGAARLEIGHRLGLIDESRWSFLWVVDAPMFEEDGEGGWTPVHHPFTGPKPEWSENFHEDPGNALAYAYDMVCNGSEIGGGSIRIHRGEIQQRVFDVLGISKAEAESKFGFLLEAFKFGPPPHGGIAFGWDRIITLLTGGDSIRDVIAFPKTASGGDPLTGAPTPITAGQRREAGIDFVPEDENA, from the coding sequence TTGATCCACACGCATGACGCGGGCGCCCTGCGCGCCGAACATGCCGACGAGACCGTCGTCCTGGCGGGCTGGGTGGCCCGCCGCCGCGACCACGGCGGCGTCGTCTTCCTGGACCTGCGCGAAGCCTCCGGCGTCGTCCAGGTCGTGGTCCGCGAGGACGACCTCGCCCACGACCTGCGCGCCGAGTACTGCATCAAGGTGCGAGGGCGCGTGCGCGTCCGCCCGGAGGGCAACGAGAACCCCGACATCCCCACCGGGGCGGTCGAGGTCGTCGCCGAGGAGATCGAGGTCCTCAGCGAGGCGGCCCCGCTGCCGTTCCCGCTGGACGGGTCGCAGGACGTCTCCGAGGAGGCCCGGCTGCGCTACCGCTACCTCGACATCCGCCGCCCCGAGCGCGCCTCGGCGCTGCGGGTACGCTCCCAGGCCACCTACGTGGTGCACGACGTCATGCGCGAGCACGGCTTCGTCAACGTCGAGACGCCCTACCTCACTCGCTCCACGCCCGAGGGCGCCCGCGACTTCCTGGTGCCGGTCCGCCTGCAGCCCGGCCACTGGTACGCGCTGCCGCAGTCGCCCCAGCTGTTCAAGCAGCTGCTCATGGTCGGCGGCATGGAGCGCTACTACCAGATCGCGCGCTGCTTCCGAGACGAGGACTTCCGCGCCGACCGGCAGCCGGAGTTCACCCAGATCGACATCGAGATGAGCTTCGTCGACCAAGAGGACGTCATCAACGTCGGCGAGCAGCTGGTCGCGCGGCTGTGGAACGAGGTGCTGGGGCAGGAGGTCCCGCTGCCGCTGCCCCGCATGCCGTTCTTCGAGGCGATGGACCGCTTCGGCTCCGACAAGCCGGACCTGCGCTTCGGCCAGGAGCTCACCGAGCTCACCGCCTACTTCGCCGACACCCCGTTCCGCGTCTTCAAGGCTCCCTACGTCGGTGCCGTGGTGATGCCCGGCGGCGCGTCGCAGACGCGCAAGGAGCTCGACGCCTGGCAGGACTGGGCGAAGGCCCGCGGCGCCAAGGGGCTGGCCTACGTGCTCGTCCAGGAGGACGGAACGCTGGGCGGCCCCGTCGCCAAGAACCTCTCGGAGCAGGAGCGCTCCGGACTGGTCGAGGCGGTCGGGGCCGAGGCCGGCGACTGCGTCTTCTTCGCGGCCGGTGCGCGGCGAGCCTCCCAGGAGCTGCTGGGCGCGGCCCGGCTGGAGATCGGCCACCGGCTCGGCCTGATCGACGAGTCGCGCTGGTCGTTCCTGTGGGTCGTCGACGCCCCGATGTTCGAGGAGGACGGCGAGGGCGGCTGGACCCCGGTGCACCACCCGTTCACCGGGCCGAAACCGGAGTGGAGCGAGAACTTCCACGAGGACCCGGGCAACGCACTGGCCTACGCCTACGACATGGTCTGCAACGGCTCGGAGATCGGCGGCGGATCGATCCGTATCCACCGCGGCGAGATCCAGCAGCGGGTCTTCGACGTGCTGGGGATCAGCAAGGCCGAGGCCGAGTCGAAGTTCGGCTTCCTGCTGGAGGCGTTCAAGTTCGGCCCGCCGCCGCACGGCGGCATCGCCTTCGGCTGGGACCGCATCATCACCCTGCTGACCGGCGGCGACTCCATCCGCGACGTCATCGCCTTCCCCAAGACGGCTTCGGGAGGCGACCCGCTGACGGGCGCGCCGACGCCGATCACCGCCGGTCAGCGCAGGGAGGCCGGCATCGACTTCGTCCCGGAGGACGAGAACGCCTAG